The Haloarcula laminariae genomic sequence AGTTTAGGGGACGTCGGGAGCCAATCGTTCGGTATGTATCGGCTGGGACACCAGGGGGCCGCGCTCGTCGTCTACGCGCCGCTGGGGCTCGCGCTGTCACTGCTGGGGCGGCCGGCGCTCGCGGTCGGCGGCGGCGCGGTCTCGCTGGCGCTTGCCACGCTGCCCGACGTCGACCAGCGGCTCCCCGGGGTCGCCCATCGGGGGGTCACGCACACGCTCGGCTTCGCACTCGCCGTGGGCGCGGCCGTGGCCGCTGTCGGCGTCTCCCTCGGACCGACCGCGGGCTTCGGGACAGCCGTCGAGGTCGGTGCCGTCGGGTTCGTCGTCGGCACCGCCGCTATCGTCTCGCATCTGCTCGCCGACGCCATCACGCCGATGGGAATCACGCCCTTCTGGCCGGTCTCGGACCGGCACTACACTGCCGGCGTCTGCCGGGCCGACAACACGCTGGCGAACTACGCGCTGTTGGGTCTCGGCATCGCCGTCACGGTCGCGGTACTGGCCGTCCCTAGATGAGGTCCTTGGATTCGAGCGACGACATCACGTCGTCGACGAAGTCGTCGACGCTCTCGTAGGGGAACTCCCCCTCGAGTTTGGTGTTTAGCTCCATCGCAGTCATCGAGAACTCGCCAGACTCGAACTTCGTCGACGGACCGGCCGGCAGCGCCGGGACGAGCTCCATCGGGCTGGAGACCGGGTAGTCTGCGTCCTGGAACGCCTCGGTGAACTGCTCGCGGAGTTCGGCTTTGTCGACCATACTGTCGGTTGCACAACCCGGCCAATAAAGAATTCGACAGGGAGACACTCTCCCGTTGTTTAGCGTTTATTTCTGGACCCGCGGCGCCACGAGTCGGGTGGTTCAAGTCCACGCCGCCGTACGTCCCGGTATGCACACGCCGACCCGCAGGCAGTTTCTCGCCGGTGCGACCCTCTCCGTAGCGGCGCTGGCGGGCTGTTCGTCGTCCGAATCTACCAGCACACCGGCGGGGCCCCTCGAGGGACTTGAACTGGCCGGCGATACGGTCGCAAGCGGGTTTCGGGCCCCGGTCGACGTGGCCGCCCCGAGCGCCGGGGGGTACTTCGTCGCCGACCAGTTCGGGACACTGACGTACGTCAAATCGGCCGGCGCGTCCCCGTCGGCGACCGCCGACCTGACCGACCGGATGGCCGAGCCGGGCGGCGAGAAGGGGCTGCTCGGTATCGCGTTCCACCCCGAGTACGACGGCTCGGGTCGGCTGTACGTCCGCTACAGCGCGCCCCTGCGCGAGCGGATGCCGTCGAACTACTCGCACACGTTCGTCCTCTCGGAGTTCCGGATTTCCGACGGACGGCTCGACAAGGGGAGCGAGCGTATCCTGCTCGAAATCCCGGAACCACAGGGCAACCACAACGCCGGCGCCATCGGCTTCGGGCCGGACGGCTACCTCTACGTCGCCGTCGGCGACGGCGGCGCGGCCAACGACCAGGGTCGGGGTCACGTCGACGACTGGTACGACGCGGTCGAGGGCGGCAACGGGCAAGATATCACCGAGAACCTGCTGGGAAGCCTCCTCCGGATCGACGTGGACAGAGGCGGCGACAGCGACCGTCCTTACGGCATCCCGGAGGACAACCCGTTGGTCGGCGAATCCGGCCTGGACGAACAGTACGCCTGGGGCTTTCGCAACCCGTGGCGGTTCTCCTTCGGCCCGGACGGCCGCCTGTTCGTCGCCGACGTGGGACAGAACAAGTACGAGGAGATAAACGTCGTCGAGCGGGGCGGCAACTACGGGTGGAACGTCCGCGAGGGGGCACACTGCTTCCGGACCGACGAGTGCCCGACGACCGGCCCCAGCGGCGACCCGCTCGTCGACCCCATCATCGAGTACCCCCACGACGGCGACGGCGTCACCGGCATCTCCGTCATCGGCGGTCAGATGTACGATGGGCAAGATATCCCGCGCCTGCAGGGGCGGTACGTCTTCGCCGACTACGTCGCGGACGGACAACTGTTCGTCGCGACCGAGGGCGACGACGGCTGGTCGCTGACGACGGTGCCCGTCTCCGGCCTCGGCTCTCGTGTCCTCTCCTTCGGCCGGACGCCGGCGGGCGAGCTGCTGGTCTGTTCGACCGGGGACGCCGGCGGGGCGGTCCACCGGCTTCGGGCCGCCGGCGCTACTCCAGAATAGCGTCCACGTCGGCCAGCGAATCCAACACGTGGTCCGGCTTCACCTCGCTGGCCGCGAGCTTCGCGTCGTCGGTGACGCCGGTCATCACCAGCGCCGTCTCCATCCCCGCCCGCTCGCCGAGCATGATGTCGGTCTCCAGTCGGTCGCCGACCACGAGGATGTCCTCGGGCTCGTGACCGATGCGGTCGAGCGCCGCCTCGATGGCGACCTCTGACGGCTTGCCGAGCACGCGGTCGGGGTCGCGCTCCGTGACGCCCGTGATGGCCCGGAGGACGGCGCCGGTCCCGGGGACCGGGTGGCCGTCCGGTCCCGGGAAGGTGGGGTCCGGGTCCGTCCCCAGGTAGACGGTGCCGGTGTCGAGCGCGCGCAGGGCGTCGACCATGTCGTCGTAGTGGAACTCGTCGGTCCAGGAGGCGAGCAAGACGTCCGCGGCGCTGGGGTCCTCGATAACGGCCGCCCGGCCGCGGTCGATGCGGTCCCGTATCGAGTCCGAACCGATGACGAACACGTCGTCGCCGGCGTGGTGGTCGTCGACGTACGCCCGCGTGACCACGGCCGAGGAGCAGGCCTCGCCGGGGCGGGCGTCGACGCCCATGGACTGCAGGCGCTCGACGTACTCCTCGCCGTCGTGGAGCGGGTTGTTCGAGAAAAACAGGATAGAGAGGCCCCGTTCGCGCAGGCGGTCGACCGCCGCCGACGCCCCGGGCAGCGGGTTGTCGTCGTGATACACC encodes the following:
- a CDS encoding metal-dependent hydrolase, whose amino-acid sequence is MYRLGHQGAALVVYAPLGLALSLLGRPALAVGGGAVSLALATLPDVDQRLPGVAHRGVTHTLGFALAVGAAVAAVGVSLGPTAGFGTAVEVGAVGFVVGTAAIVSHLLADAITPMGITPFWPVSDRHYTAGVCRADNTLANYALLGLGIAVTVAVLAVPR
- a CDS encoding PQQ-dependent sugar dehydrogenase, encoding MHTPTRRQFLAGATLSVAALAGCSSSESTSTPAGPLEGLELAGDTVASGFRAPVDVAAPSAGGYFVADQFGTLTYVKSAGASPSATADLTDRMAEPGGEKGLLGIAFHPEYDGSGRLYVRYSAPLRERMPSNYSHTFVLSEFRISDGRLDKGSERILLEIPEPQGNHNAGAIGFGPDGYLYVAVGDGGAANDQGRGHVDDWYDAVEGGNGQDITENLLGSLLRIDVDRGGDSDRPYGIPEDNPLVGESGLDEQYAWGFRNPWRFSFGPDGRLFVADVGQNKYEEINVVERGGNYGWNVREGAHCFRTDECPTTGPSGDPLVDPIIEYPHDGDGVTGISVIGGQMYDGQDIPRLQGRYVFADYVADGQLFVATEGDDGWSLTTVPVSGLGSRVLSFGRTPAGELLVCSTGDAGGAVHRLRAAGATPE
- a CDS encoding HAD-IIA family hydrolase; this translates as MTVRGVLLDLDGTVYHDDNPLPGASAAVDRLRERGLSILFFSNNPLHDGEEYVERLQSMGVDARPGEACSSAVVTRAYVDDHHAGDDVFVIGSDSIRDRIDRGRAAVIEDPSAADVLLASWTDEFHYDDMVDALRALDTGTVYLGTDPDPTFPGPDGHPVPGTGAVLRAITGVTERDPDRVLGKPSEVAIEAALDRIGHEPEDILVVGDRLETDIMLGERAGMETALVMTGVTDDAKLAASEVKPDHVLDSLADVDAILE
- a CDS encoding MTH865 family protein, with product MVDKAELREQFTEAFQDADYPVSSPMELVPALPAGPSTKFESGEFSMTAMELNTKLEGEFPYESVDDFVDDVMSSLESKDLI